In Persicimonas caeni, a single window of DNA contains:
- the ligA gene encoding NAD-dependent DNA ligase LigA: MTESAVANDWASMTVAELEDAVKRHNRLYWVDNDPQISDPEFDRLVEALRTKKPDSPVLAAIGPVGAGVDLSEHLQGEQQVPHDPPMLSLDKCYDEETLLKWFEKFEGTAVASPKIDGVAVSLRYDADGRLFVAATRGTGRVGELITGNVMRIENVPRTIDTHDIEVRGEAYMPLSVFEERFKEEYSSPRNLTAGALKLKNPQETAGYGVRFFAYDVLGVAFDTEADKMTWLEELGFDTVDWREVDKPKLQHTFDEIDASRRARDYEMDGVVYRANSCEEQRRMGHTAHHPRYSIAYKFQGDSGESVLREVHWNVSRTGAINPVGIVDPVELSGAVVTRVSLHNLAIMEAVAGEEGLTLNSRVLMMRRGGVIPHMEKVLERGDELVEIPSECPGCGADTYRDNDVLCADHSADCRNARLRQLEHFASAMEIKGIGPKLLEQLHDAELVTDPSDFFTLSLEELTSLERVGEKLARKLLDRIKERRTVRVDVFLRALGIDELGRHVAELLAEEFGSLDEILNVDAEALVEIPTIGEIIAEKVTEGFEKHAAVIASLRDHLDIVFPEPAPDPAEIDSPVAGKSFLFTGALESMSRKDAQGRVRELGGDTPSSVTKTLDFLVMGDADIERFEGGWRSSKLKKAEKYNNDGSSIAIIGESAFLELLDSDE, encoded by the coding sequence ATGACCGAGTCAGCTGTTGCCAACGATTGGGCGTCCATGACGGTCGCCGAGCTCGAAGACGCCGTGAAACGGCACAACCGTCTGTATTGGGTGGACAACGACCCGCAAATCAGCGACCCGGAGTTCGACCGGCTCGTCGAGGCGTTGCGCACCAAGAAACCGGACAGCCCCGTGCTCGCCGCGATCGGTCCGGTCGGCGCCGGCGTCGACCTCTCCGAGCACCTGCAGGGCGAGCAGCAGGTTCCGCACGACCCGCCGATGCTCTCGCTCGACAAATGCTATGATGAGGAAACCCTCCTCAAGTGGTTCGAAAAATTTGAAGGCACGGCGGTGGCGAGCCCCAAGATCGACGGCGTGGCGGTCAGCCTGCGCTACGACGCAGACGGCCGCCTCTTCGTGGCCGCCACCCGCGGCACCGGGCGCGTCGGCGAGCTCATCACGGGCAACGTGATGCGCATCGAAAACGTGCCGCGCACCATCGACACGCACGACATCGAGGTGCGCGGCGAGGCCTATATGCCGCTGTCGGTCTTCGAGGAGCGCTTCAAGGAGGAGTACTCGAGTCCGCGCAACCTGACCGCCGGGGCGCTCAAGCTCAAGAATCCGCAGGAGACGGCCGGCTACGGCGTGCGCTTCTTCGCCTACGACGTGCTCGGGGTGGCCTTCGACACCGAGGCCGACAAGATGACCTGGCTCGAGGAGCTCGGCTTCGACACGGTCGATTGGCGAGAGGTCGACAAGCCCAAGCTGCAACACACCTTCGACGAGATCGACGCGAGCCGCCGCGCGCGCGACTATGAGATGGATGGCGTGGTCTACCGGGCGAACTCCTGCGAGGAGCAGCGCCGCATGGGGCATACGGCCCATCACCCGCGCTACTCGATTGCGTACAAGTTCCAGGGGGATTCGGGCGAGAGCGTGCTTCGGGAGGTCCACTGGAACGTCTCGCGCACCGGCGCCATCAACCCGGTCGGTATCGTCGACCCGGTCGAGCTCTCCGGGGCGGTGGTCACGCGGGTAAGCCTGCACAACCTGGCGATCATGGAGGCGGTGGCCGGCGAAGAAGGCCTGACGCTGAACTCGCGCGTGCTGATGATGCGCCGCGGTGGGGTCATCCCCCACATGGAGAAGGTCCTCGAGCGCGGCGACGAGCTCGTCGAGATTCCGAGCGAGTGCCCCGGCTGCGGCGCCGATACGTACCGTGACAACGACGTGCTTTGCGCCGACCACAGCGCCGACTGTCGAAACGCGCGGCTTCGTCAGCTCGAGCACTTCGCGAGCGCCATGGAGATCAAAGGCATCGGCCCGAAGCTGCTCGAGCAGCTCCACGACGCCGAGCTCGTCACCGACCCGTCCGACTTCTTTACGTTGTCGCTCGAGGAGCTCACGTCGCTCGAGCGTGTGGGCGAGAAGCTGGCGCGAAAGCTGCTCGATCGCATCAAGGAGCGGCGCACGGTGCGTGTCGACGTCTTTTTGCGCGCGCTGGGCATCGACGAGCTCGGCCGTCACGTCGCCGAATTGCTCGCCGAAGAATTCGGCAGCTTGGACGAGATTTTGAATGTCGACGCCGAGGCGCTCGTCGAGATCCCGACGATTGGCGAGATCATCGCCGAGAAGGTGACCGAGGGCTTCGAGAAGCACGCTGCGGTGATCGCCTCGCTGCGCGACCACCTCGACATCGTCTTTCCCGAGCCGGCGCCCGACCCGGCCGAGATTGACTCGCCGGTCGCCGGCAAGTCGTTTTTGTTCACCGGCGCGCTCGAGTCGATGTCGCGCAAAGACGCCCAGGGGCGTGTGCGCGAACTCGGCGGCGACACGCCCTCCTCGGTGACCAAGACGCTCGACTTTTTGGTGATGGGAGACGCCGATATCGAGCGCTTCGAAGGGGGCTGGAGGAGCAGCAAGCTCAAGAAAGCCGAGAAGTACAACAACGACGGTTCGTCGATTGCCATCATCGGCGAGTCTGCGTTCCTGGAGTTGCTCGACTCAGATGAGTGA
- a CDS encoding hybrid sensor histidine kinase/response regulator — translation MATSRQERTFLVVDDEPDILDAIQRLFRKDYRVLTARTAAEALELVEDEDVQVVMSDQRMPRMSGIEFLAQLRETHPEIVRVLFTGYSNIDHVIDAINEGHVYRYISKPWKPSELKLFVAQAFEHYESRRERNQLLEQLTEANEQLEQQNAMLSSANEELKILDRMKNVFMEVVSHELNTPIAIILGYVFLLRKELDGKYGNVTDKALGGIDSSAIRLKNISNRIFKMLSEEGPASTLNLEKMRVADFIAEVNDHVSPFLQKREQRLEVQIASEVDAIEADREKLTDVFLNLIMNAIKFSHDGQTIQLSIEQSSRDEDLVAFCVEDEGIGISEEDLAQIFNAFFSTFESRHHSSGDFEFCKRGIGLGLSVAKRFTEMHGGCIEVDSVEGKGSRFTVLLPREPGAVEGLQQHVAFREKSAAS, via the coding sequence ATGGCCACCAGCCGACAAGAACGCACCTTTTTGGTCGTCGACGACGAGCCCGATATCCTGGACGCCATCCAGCGTCTTTTCCGCAAGGATTATCGCGTTTTAACCGCCCGGACTGCCGCCGAAGCGCTCGAACTCGTCGAAGACGAGGACGTCCAAGTGGTGATGAGCGACCAGCGTATGCCGCGCATGTCGGGCATCGAGTTTCTCGCCCAGTTGCGTGAGACGCACCCCGAGATTGTGCGGGTGCTTTTCACCGGCTACAGCAACATCGACCACGTCATCGACGCCATCAACGAGGGGCACGTCTACCGCTATATCAGCAAGCCGTGGAAGCCCTCCGAGCTCAAGCTCTTTGTGGCGCAAGCTTTCGAGCATTACGAGAGCCGACGCGAGCGCAATCAACTCCTCGAGCAATTGACCGAGGCCAACGAGCAGCTCGAGCAGCAAAATGCGATGCTCAGCTCGGCCAACGAGGAGCTCAAGATCCTCGACCGCATGAAGAATGTTTTCATGGAGGTCGTCAGCCACGAGCTCAACACGCCGATTGCGATCATCCTGGGCTACGTGTTTTTGCTGCGCAAAGAGCTCGACGGCAAGTACGGCAACGTCACTGACAAAGCCTTGGGAGGCATCGACTCGAGTGCGATTCGATTGAAGAATATCTCGAACCGCATCTTCAAGATGCTCTCGGAGGAGGGACCGGCGTCGACGCTCAACCTCGAAAAGATGCGAGTCGCCGACTTTATCGCCGAGGTGAACGACCACGTCTCGCCGTTCTTGCAGAAGCGTGAGCAACGCCTCGAGGTGCAAATCGCCTCGGAGGTCGACGCCATCGAGGCGGACCGAGAGAAGCTCACCGACGTGTTCTTGAACTTGATCATGAACGCTATCAAGTTCTCGCACGACGGACAGACCATCCAATTGTCCATCGAGCAGTCCAGCCGCGACGAGGACCTGGTCGCCTTTTGTGTCGAAGATGAAGGTATCGGAATCTCGGAGGAGGATCTGGCCCAAATCTTCAATGCCTTCTTCAGCACCTTCGAGTCCCGTCATCACTCGTCGGGAGACTTCGAGTTCTGCAAGCGCGGCATCGGGCTGGGCTTGTCGGTCGCCAAACGCTTCACCGAGATGCACGGTGGCTGCATCGAGGTCGACAGCGTCGAGGGCAAGGGCTCACGCTTCACGGTGCTCCTGCCGCGCGAGCCCGGCGCGGTCGAAGGGCTGCAGCAGCACGTTGCTTTCCGCGAAAAGAGCGCTGCATCCTAA
- a CDS encoding serine/threonine-protein kinase — MTESRIQLGPFVLDKVIGRGGMGEIWKGVHLTQRVPVAVKVVTEQGARRDDYLRQFRNEIRAVAGLDHPGVIIVFDHGEISRDAAHASGENLTAGSPYLVMEYAKHGALDRYVSGMNWPIARHIIFSVLDALAHAHARGVVHRDLKPQNILVGCARQDGLGLKLADFGLAHPLDLTGRTGKYEEGWGTPHYMAPEQFRGMFRDYGPWTDLYALGIVVWELTTGELPFDGGNVIEISGKHLHGDLPDYEPRFAVPDGFLGWVRRLLQKDFHDRFQTAADAAFALARTLGSDEDDRDGRMLVGDHAQTVPIHAGSGETSPFTQRESSPDADTIHEIGATTHLLPDAEQLSKLRTRTLTIDVAQWMDDPFDALRRRNKKRGAAPLADMKLPPLPDDWRQPEMGEPSPQLLGAGLGLFGLRTVRLVDREDERDWLWDKLGQVHRHHETHAVLLKGRAGTGKSRLARWLTERAAEVGAVTVLSAVHSPISGPADGLSGMAARFFGCVGLERDDVRRRLEKLLGARGVTEPYEWNALTELINPAAHADSAGDSMVRFTSNRQRYALLRRMVERIARRRPVLLWLDDVQWGADTLGFAEHLLDIHRTTPAPIFMVLTAREEALNSRPLERSLIKRMLRVENSALLPIDPLAPKDTSELVRRLLMLEGDLAAQVEERSDGNPLFAVQLVDDWVSSGKLSVGKDGFRLSEGEEASIPDDIHLLWRSRIDQLVANRSEYARVALELASALGQEVESHEWKKGGELLDMEVDEDLEDQLYARGLARPIDGGWRFVHGMLRESLERLSREANRWEWLNSICADVLENLYTDNRAKQERRAHYLLEADRLDEAVSPLLEAARFRAERSDFGRAHELLDRRGDILSKLDTPDAAGAWGEGWVLRSEIYELEGNYSQALTWAKMAVKHARGHQWQGLLPASLRAAGGAHLHLANFDRARECFAEAHQLADDHDDTQELGLSLLGLGRVEQGRGNFENANEFLERAVTLLDQTDDEQGLAKCYNALGDIARQTRRIADARRYAESARELFDAGGNQVGVADCLNDLSELNHLLGEVDLAEDLCARALHLYESAGSQQSMRVRLNLAFILLHRGEFDEARSVLASAREHFEHEDQLAELAHADVLLLACAAAEGDWFVWDELFGEAERLHEQTGLRAPRISRAATIAAEVATEQGEGERARQARSLAELFAG, encoded by the coding sequence ATGACAGAATCCCGCATCCAACTTGGCCCCTTCGTGCTCGACAAGGTCATCGGCCGTGGGGGCATGGGCGAAATCTGGAAGGGCGTCCACCTAACCCAGCGCGTGCCGGTCGCCGTCAAGGTCGTCACGGAGCAGGGGGCTCGACGCGACGATTACCTTCGCCAGTTCCGCAACGAAATTCGAGCCGTCGCCGGCCTCGACCACCCCGGCGTCATCATCGTGTTCGACCACGGCGAGATTTCTCGGGATGCCGCACACGCCTCGGGCGAGAACCTGACCGCCGGCAGCCCCTATCTGGTCATGGAGTACGCCAAGCATGGCGCGCTCGACCGCTATGTGTCGGGCATGAACTGGCCGATCGCTCGCCACATCATCTTCAGCGTGCTCGACGCGCTCGCTCATGCTCATGCTCGGGGCGTGGTGCACCGCGACCTCAAGCCGCAGAATATCCTCGTCGGGTGCGCCCGGCAGGACGGCCTCGGCCTCAAGCTCGCTGATTTTGGCCTGGCTCATCCCCTCGATCTGACCGGACGCACCGGAAAATACGAGGAGGGCTGGGGCACGCCTCACTATATGGCGCCGGAGCAATTCCGCGGCATGTTCCGCGACTACGGCCCGTGGACCGACCTGTACGCCCTGGGCATCGTCGTCTGGGAACTGACCACCGGCGAACTCCCCTTTGATGGCGGCAACGTCATCGAGATCAGCGGCAAGCATCTGCACGGCGACCTGCCGGACTACGAGCCGCGCTTCGCGGTTCCCGATGGTTTCTTGGGATGGGTGCGCCGACTGCTCCAGAAGGACTTTCACGATCGCTTCCAGACGGCCGCCGATGCAGCCTTCGCGCTCGCGCGCACCCTCGGCAGCGACGAAGACGACCGAGACGGCCGCATGCTCGTGGGCGATCACGCCCAGACGGTGCCAATTCACGCCGGAAGCGGCGAGACGAGCCCCTTTACCCAGCGCGAGAGCAGCCCAGACGCTGACACCATCCACGAAATCGGCGCGACGACCCACTTGCTCCCCGACGCCGAGCAACTCTCCAAGCTTCGCACGCGCACGCTCACCATCGACGTCGCCCAATGGATGGACGACCCGTTCGATGCGCTCCGCAGAAGGAACAAGAAGCGCGGGGCCGCGCCTCTCGCCGACATGAAGCTCCCGCCGCTTCCCGACGACTGGCGCCAGCCCGAGATGGGAGAACCTTCGCCCCAACTCCTGGGGGCGGGCCTCGGCCTCTTCGGGCTGCGCACAGTTCGCCTGGTCGACCGCGAGGACGAGCGCGACTGGTTGTGGGACAAGCTCGGCCAGGTGCACCGCCACCACGAGACCCACGCTGTGCTCCTGAAGGGCCGGGCGGGCACCGGTAAGTCGCGCCTGGCGCGCTGGCTGACCGAGCGGGCGGCCGAGGTCGGCGCGGTCACGGTGCTCTCGGCCGTGCACAGCCCGATCAGCGGGCCGGCCGACGGCCTCTCCGGCATGGCCGCGCGCTTTTTTGGCTGCGTCGGCCTCGAGCGCGACGATGTTCGACGCCGCCTCGAGAAGCTTCTCGGCGCTCGAGGCGTCACCGAACCATACGAGTGGAACGCGCTGACCGAACTCATCAACCCGGCGGCGCACGCCGACAGCGCCGGCGACAGCATGGTTCGCTTCACCAGCAACCGACAGCGCTATGCGCTACTGCGCCGCATGGTCGAGCGAATCGCTCGCCGCCGCCCCGTGCTGCTGTGGCTCGATGACGTCCAATGGGGCGCCGACACGCTTGGCTTCGCCGAGCACCTGCTCGACATCCACCGCACCACGCCTGCACCCATCTTCATGGTGCTGACCGCACGCGAGGAGGCGCTCAATTCGCGCCCCCTGGAGCGTTCGTTGATCAAGCGGATGTTGCGCGTCGAAAACTCGGCGCTCTTGCCCATCGACCCGCTCGCTCCCAAAGACACCTCCGAGCTAGTCCGAAGGCTGCTCATGCTCGAGGGCGACCTCGCCGCTCAGGTCGAGGAGCGCTCCGACGGCAACCCTCTCTTCGCCGTCCAACTCGTCGATGACTGGGTCTCGTCAGGCAAGCTGAGCGTGGGTAAAGACGGCTTTCGACTCAGCGAAGGCGAAGAGGCGTCCATCCCCGACGACATTCACCTTCTGTGGCGCTCGCGCATCGACCAACTCGTGGCCAACCGCAGCGAGTATGCGCGTGTGGCGTTGGAACTCGCCTCGGCGCTCGGCCAGGAAGTCGAGAGCCACGAGTGGAAGAAAGGGGGCGAGCTTCTCGACATGGAGGTCGACGAGGACCTGGAGGATCAACTGTACGCCCGCGGACTCGCCCGGCCCATCGACGGCGGCTGGCGTTTCGTCCACGGCATGCTGCGCGAGAGCCTCGAGCGCCTGTCGCGCGAGGCCAACCGCTGGGAGTGGCTCAACTCGATCTGCGCCGACGTCCTCGAGAACCTCTACACCGACAACCGCGCCAAGCAGGAGCGGCGCGCTCATTACCTGCTCGAGGCCGACCGCCTCGACGAGGCCGTCTCTCCGCTGCTCGAAGCGGCGCGCTTTCGCGCCGAACGCAGCGATTTTGGCCGCGCCCACGAATTGCTCGACCGGCGTGGAGACATCTTGAGCAAGCTCGACACGCCGGACGCCGCCGGCGCCTGGGGTGAGGGCTGGGTGCTCCGCTCGGAGATCTACGAGCTCGAGGGCAACTACAGCCAAGCGCTGACGTGGGCGAAGATGGCCGTCAAGCACGCTCGCGGCCACCAGTGGCAAGGGCTCTTGCCTGCGTCGCTCCGCGCCGCCGGCGGCGCACACCTCCATCTGGCGAACTTCGACCGCGCCCGCGAGTGCTTCGCCGAAGCACACCAGCTCGCCGACGACCACGATGACACTCAGGAGTTGGGGCTCAGCCTCCTCGGCCTCGGGCGAGTCGAGCAGGGCCGCGGCAACTTCGAAAACGCCAACGAGTTCCTCGAGCGAGCAGTCACGCTGCTCGACCAGACCGACGACGAGCAGGGCCTGGCCAAGTGCTATAACGCGTTGGGCGACATCGCCCGTCAGACACGCCGCATCGCCGACGCTCGCCGGTACGCCGAGAGCGCGCGCGAACTCTTCGACGCCGGAGGGAATCAGGTCGGTGTGGCCGATTGCCTCAACGACCTCTCGGAGCTCAACCACCTGTTGGGCGAAGTCGACCTGGCCGAAGACCTTTGCGCGCGTGCGCTTCACCTGTACGAATCGGCCGGTTCACAGCAGAGCATGCGCGTGCGCCTGAACCTGGCGTTTATCCTGCTCCACCGCGGTGAGTTCGACGAGGCGCGATCGGTGCTGGCGAGCGCGCGCGAGCATTTCGAGCACGAAGACCAGCTCGCCGAGTTGGCGCACGCCGACGTCTTGCTCCTCGCCTGTGCTGCAGCAGAGGGCGATTGGTTTGTTTGGGATGAACTCTTTGGGGAGGCCGAGCGCCTCCACGAACAGACCGGACTTCGCGCCCCGCGCATCTCGCGCGCCGCCACCATCGCGGCAGAAGTTGCCACAGAGCAGGGCGAAGGCGAACGCGCTCGACAGGCGCGCTCGCTCGCAGAACTCTTCGCCGGATAG
- a CDS encoding serine hydrolase domain-containing protein — protein MEQAREVTPLEVGMDPVRLEEASRIIDELHATGKYPALQVCIRRRGQIVLHKAVGEYRPQADQGGEWKPTTLDTRFLIFSISKSVTATALHVLFDRDQLHVDDPVHWYIPEFGQEGKRHITVRHVLTHTAGIPMIFWHLSDARICDWDGIIRQICEQSPHHFPGRRTSYHILSGGYILAELIRRVDGRDVRTFLREEILEPLGFETFNYGAPPNERHRVACVERVDEMPPQFLTDMISRAIDVDVVEALGVINRDSVFDSVIPAGNVVGTAEECSRFFQMLLNRGQFEETRVLSEEQVIRATGEQVMARLDWTLFLTPQRYSLGFMLGRKHTPLNIFGKNTERTFGHIGFSRQFGWADPDCEIAGGFLTSGVPVRPGREVLLVREFQNKLRQACVG, from the coding sequence GTGGAACAAGCGCGTGAAGTGACTCCCCTGGAAGTAGGCATGGATCCGGTGCGCCTCGAGGAGGCGAGCCGGATCATTGATGAACTGCATGCCACGGGGAAATACCCGGCCCTGCAGGTGTGCATCCGCCGCCGTGGGCAGATCGTCTTGCATAAAGCGGTGGGTGAGTATCGGCCGCAGGCGGACCAAGGGGGTGAGTGGAAGCCGACTACCCTCGACACTCGCTTCTTGATCTTTTCGATCAGCAAGTCGGTCACGGCCACGGCGTTGCACGTTTTGTTCGACCGCGACCAGCTTCACGTCGACGATCCCGTTCATTGGTATATCCCGGAGTTCGGGCAAGAGGGGAAGCGCCACATTACGGTGCGGCACGTGCTGACGCACACCGCCGGCATCCCGATGATCTTCTGGCACCTCTCCGATGCGCGCATTTGCGATTGGGACGGCATCATTCGCCAGATTTGCGAGCAGTCGCCCCACCACTTTCCGGGCCGGCGCACCAGCTATCATATCCTGAGCGGCGGCTATATCTTGGCCGAGCTCATCCGGCGCGTGGACGGCCGCGACGTCCGTACGTTTCTGCGCGAAGAGATTCTCGAGCCGCTCGGCTTCGAGACGTTCAATTACGGCGCTCCGCCGAATGAGCGTCATCGGGTCGCCTGCGTGGAGCGGGTCGACGAGATGCCGCCGCAATTTCTGACCGACATGATCAGCCGCGCCATCGACGTCGACGTGGTCGAGGCCCTCGGCGTGATCAACCGCGACAGCGTCTTCGACTCGGTCATCCCCGCCGGGAACGTGGTGGGCACGGCCGAAGAGTGCTCGCGCTTTTTCCAGATGCTGCTCAACCGGGGGCAATTCGAGGAGACGCGTGTGCTCAGCGAAGAGCAGGTCATCCGGGCCACCGGCGAACAGGTGATGGCGCGACTCGATTGGACGCTGTTCTTGACGCCACAGCGCTACAGCCTGGGGTTCATGCTCGGCCGAAAGCACACGCCGTTGAATATCTTCGGCAAGAATACCGAGCGCACCTTCGGTCATATCGGCTTCTCGCGTCAGTTTGGCTGGGCGGACCCCGATTGCGAGATCGCCGGTGGATTCTTGACCAGCGGGGTGCCGGTCAGGCCGGGCCGCGAAGTTCTGCTGGTGCGGGAGTTTCAGAATAAACTGCGACAGGCGTGCGTTGGCTGA